One genomic segment of Profundibacter amoris includes these proteins:
- a CDS encoding asparaginase has translation MSNPVPMAEIWRGPFLESVHSGHAVICDAAGNIVESWGDPDFMMLPRSSSKMIQALPLIESGAAAAAGIGTDQLALSCASHNSAAIHTDRVSAWLETLSLSESDLRCGSHDPKDTEAHHALIRAHEKPCQIHNNCSGKHTGFLTLNKHLGGGPEYNDPDHPVQMAVREAFEDVTGMDSPGFGIDGCSAPNFATTMHGFARAMAFFAAASEDGGSVRERAAAALVQAMTTYPELVAGEGRACTELMRAMDGRVALKTGAEAVFAAIIPELKLGVAVKIADGSFRASECAIAAILVKLGMLEPNHPATLKRMNAPITNCNGITTGYVRPAEGVF, from the coding sequence ATGAGCAACCCTGTTCCAATGGCTGAAATCTGGCGTGGGCCGTTTCTGGAATCGGTCCATTCGGGCCACGCGGTGATCTGCGATGCGGCAGGAAATATCGTCGAAAGCTGGGGTGATCCTGACTTTATGATGCTGCCTCGCTCGTCGTCAAAGATGATTCAGGCGCTGCCTTTGATCGAAAGCGGCGCGGCGGCGGCGGCCGGAATTGGCACCGATCAGCTGGCGCTTTCCTGTGCCTCGCACAACAGTGCCGCGATCCATACAGACCGCGTTTCGGCATGGTTAGAGACACTTTCCCTGTCGGAATCCGATCTACGTTGCGGCTCGCACGACCCCAAAGATACCGAGGCCCACCACGCCCTGATCCGCGCCCATGAAAAACCCTGTCAGATCCACAACAACTGTTCGGGCAAGCACACCGGTTTTCTGACCCTGAACAAACACCTTGGCGGCGGGCCGGAATACAATGACCCCGACCACCCCGTACAAATGGCCGTGCGCGAAGCGTTCGAGGATGTGACCGGCATGGACAGCCCCGGTTTTGGCATTGACGGCTGTTCCGCGCCCAATTTCGCCACCACCATGCACGGCTTCGCCCGCGCGATGGCGTTTTTCGCCGCAGCCAGCGAAGATGGCGGGTCGGTGCGCGAACGGGCTGCGGCGGCGCTGGTTCAGGCGATGACCACCTATCCCGAACTGGTGGCCGGCGAAGGGCGCGCCTGCACGGAACTGATGCGGGCGATGGACGGGCGCGTGGCGCTGAAAACAGGGGCCGAGGCGGTTTTTGCCGCGATCATCCCTGAACTTAAGTTGGGCGTGGCGGTGAAAATCGCTGATGGCAGTTTCCGTGCCTCGGAATGTGCGATTGCGGCGATATTGGTGAAACTGGGCATGTTAGAGCCTAATCATCCTGCCACATTGAAACGCATGAACGCGCCGATTACGAATTGCAACGGGATTACCACGGGGTATGTGAGGCCTGCGGAAGGGGTGTTTTAG
- a CDS encoding invasion associated locus B family protein, with translation MKSIIARTLGGALIAMLATGAMAQQSTNRVAAKTDWSVFVEDNPTECWAVSSPKETVNTKDGRVVAVRRSEILLFVSYRPGSGVKGELSFTGGYPFAKGSTVSMQIGDNTYELFTSGENAWPATPADDAKLITAMKRGAKAVVTGRSGRGTVTKDTFSLLGFTAAVEEAAKRCSN, from the coding sequence ATGAAATCTATTATCGCTAGAACACTGGGCGGCGCGCTGATTGCCATGTTGGCAACGGGTGCAATGGCGCAGCAATCGACCAACCGCGTGGCGGCCAAAACCGACTGGAGCGTTTTTGTCGAGGATAACCCGACCGAATGCTGGGCTGTTTCCAGTCCCAAGGAAACCGTGAACACCAAGGACGGGCGCGTTGTGGCCGTGCGGCGCAGTGAAATCCTGCTGTTTGTATCCTACCGTCCCGGATCGGGCGTAAAAGGCGAGCTGTCGTTTACCGGCGGTTATCCGTTTGCCAAGGGTTCGACGGTTTCGATGCAGATTGGTGACAACACCTATGAATTGTTTACATCAGGTGAAAATGCATGGCCTGCCACACCGGCGGATGACGCCAAGCTGATCACCGCAATGAAGCGCGGCGCCAAGGCTGTTGTGACCGGTCGCTCTGGACGCGGCACGGTGACCAAGGACACATTCTCGCTGCTGGGCTTTACCGCAGCGGTGGAAGAAGCGGCCAAACGCTGTTCCAACTAG
- the rlmN gene encoding 23S rRNA (adenine(2503)-C(2))-methyltransferase RlmN, whose protein sequence is MSDKAPITPEVVTLPRKADQEGKANLVGLTREALRDALIEAGISEKQGKMRAGQIWQWIYQKGVRDFAQMTNLSKDIRAMLAEKFVVAVPEVVTKQVSSDGTRKYLVRIAGGHEVEIVYIPEEGRGTLCISSQVGCTLTCSFCHTGTQRLVRNLTAAEIIGQVMVARDDLGEWPELGVPNPPEARLLSNIVLMGMGEPLYNFDAVRDAMKIAMDPEGISLSRRRITLSTSGVVPEIARTADEIGCMLAVSFHATTDEVRDGLVPINKKWNIEVLLDALREYPKASNSERITFEYVMLKGVNDSDEDARRLVQLIKGIPAKINLIPFNEWPGSPYERSSNNRIRAFSDIVYNAGYSSPVRKPRGEDIMAACGQLKSESERIKKSRKGTAADI, encoded by the coding sequence ATGTCAGACAAGGCCCCCATCACCCCCGAAGTCGTGACCCTGCCGCGCAAAGCGGATCAGGAGGGCAAAGCGAACCTTGTCGGTCTGACCCGCGAGGCACTGCGCGATGCGCTGATCGAGGCAGGCATCTCCGAAAAGCAGGGCAAGATGCGGGCGGGGCAGATATGGCAGTGGATTTACCAAAAGGGTGTCCGCGATTTTGCCCAGATGACCAATCTGTCCAAAGACATCCGCGCCATGCTGGCCGAAAAATTTGTGGTGGCGGTGCCCGAGGTGGTGACCAAACAGGTTTCCAGCGATGGCACCCGCAAATATCTGGTGCGGATCGCGGGCGGGCATGAGGTCGAGATCGTTTACATTCCCGAAGAGGGGCGCGGCACCCTGTGCATTTCCTCGCAGGTGGGCTGCACCCTGACCTGTTCGTTCTGCCATACCGGCACGCAAAGGCTGGTGCGCAACCTGACCGCTGCCGAAATTATCGGGCAGGTGATGGTGGCGCGTGATGATCTGGGTGAATGGCCGGAATTGGGTGTGCCAAACCCGCCCGAGGCCCGGCTTTTGTCTAACATTGTGCTGATGGGCATGGGCGAACCTTTGTATAATTTCGATGCCGTGCGCGATGCGATGAAAATCGCGATGGACCCCGAGGGGATATCGCTGTCGCGTCGCCGGATCACCCTGTCGACATCTGGCGTGGTGCCGGAAATTGCCCGCACAGCGGATGAAATCGGCTGCATGTTGGCGGTGTCATTCCACGCTACCACGGACGAGGTGCGCGACGGGTTGGTGCCGATTAACAAGAAATGGAACATCGAGGTGTTGCTGGATGCGCTGCGGGAATATCCCAAGGCCAGCAATTCGGAACGCATCACCTTTGAGTATGTCATGCTGAAGGGCGTGAACGACAGTGACGAGGATGCGCGGCGTCTGGTGCAGTTGATCAAGGGGATACCGGCCAAGATCAACCTGATTCCGTTCAATGAATGGCCCGGCTCGCCCTATGAGCGTTCATCCAACAACCGCATCCGCGCGTTCTCGGATATTGTGTATAACGCTGGTTATTCATCGCCGGTGCGCAAACCGCGGGGCGAAGATATTATGGCGGCCTGTGGTCAGTTGAAATCGGAAAGCGAGCGCATCAAGAAAAGCCGTAAAGGTACGGCTGCCGATATCTAA